The following proteins are encoded in a genomic region of Agromyces sp. CF514:
- a CDS encoding ABC transporter permease → MTSPTVTPPKPDRDPSTTAFAAIDRGTPRFARLRGSLQQLLAFASLILIVVVFSLASPHFFTANNLVSILTAATVTGILALGTTFVIITGGIDLSIGTGMVLSGVMAGVFLTYLGWPLWAGVIATILFGGLIGLINGVNISVLGIPPFIATLGMMLIAAGLSLVISGTKPIYFKEHPDFQSIMNLSIIPGIRFPLGVAIFIVMIVIAAVLLSKTILGRYTFSIGSNEAATALSGVNVRRWKIIIYTLAGLFVGLAGVLSASRLSSAQPTGGMGLELEAIAAVVIGGTSLQGGKGSIVGTVIGALIMAVLTNGLRIISVPQEWQSVAVGVVILVAVYLDMLRRRRA, encoded by the coding sequence ATGACGAGCCCCACCGTCACCCCACCGAAGCCCGATCGCGATCCCTCGACGACGGCGTTCGCGGCGATCGATCGCGGCACACCCCGGTTCGCGCGCCTGCGCGGATCGCTGCAGCAGCTGCTGGCGTTCGCCAGCCTGATCCTCATCGTGGTGGTGTTCTCGCTCGCGAGCCCGCACTTCTTCACGGCGAACAACCTCGTCTCGATCCTCACCGCGGCGACCGTGACCGGCATCCTCGCGCTCGGCACGACCTTCGTCATCATCACCGGCGGCATCGACCTCTCGATCGGCACCGGCATGGTGCTCTCGGGGGTCATGGCGGGCGTGTTCCTGACCTACCTCGGCTGGCCCCTCTGGGCGGGCGTCATCGCGACGATCCTGTTCGGCGGTCTCATCGGCCTCATCAACGGCGTCAACATCTCGGTGCTCGGCATCCCGCCGTTCATCGCGACGCTCGGCATGATGCTCATCGCCGCCGGGCTCTCGCTCGTGATCTCGGGCACCAAGCCGATCTACTTCAAGGAGCACCCCGACTTCCAGTCGATCATGAACCTGTCGATCATCCCCGGCATCCGGTTCCCGCTCGGCGTCGCGATCTTCATCGTGATGATCGTCATCGCCGCCGTGCTGCTCTCGAAGACGATCCTCGGCCGGTACACGTTCTCGATCGGCTCGAACGAGGCCGCGACCGCGCTCTCGGGCGTCAACGTGCGTCGGTGGAAGATCATCATCTACACGCTCGCCGGACTCTTCGTCGGCCTCGCGGGCGTGCTGAGCGCCTCGCGGCTGTCGTCGGCGCAGCCCACCGGCGGCATGGGTCTCGAACTCGAGGCGATCGCCGCGGTCGTCATCGGCGGCACCTCGCTGCAGGGCGGCAAGGGCTCCATCGTCGGCACCGTCATCGGCGCGCTCATCATGGCCGTGCTCACCAACGGCCTGCGCATCATCTCGGTGCCGCAGGAGTGGCAGTCGGTCGCGGTCGGCGTCGTCATCCTCGTCGCCGTGTACCTCGACATGCTGCGCCGCCGGCGCGCCTGA
- a CDS encoding ABC transporter substrate-binding protein has protein sequence MFKKRTIGTVAGLVAAALVLAGCADSGSSGGDSSGDKPYVALVSKGFQHQFWQAVKAGAEQAAEEFDVEITFEGPDTEADVDQQIQMLQTALDKNPAAIGFAALDSQAAGPLLQQAKDSNIPVVAFDSGVDSDIPVTTAATDNLAAAAEAAKHMADAIDHEGKVALVVHDQTSVTGQERRDGFVQYMEDNEPNIEIVDIQYGGGDQAKSADLAKAIIAANPDLKGIYGSNEGSAIGVVQAVKELGIDPATLAVVGFDSGKAQMDAIREGLMIGAITQNPVGIGYETVKAAVEAIDGKDLPKTIDTGFYWYDVSNIDDDEIQAVLYE, from the coding sequence ATGTTCAAGAAGCGCACGATCGGCACCGTCGCCGGTCTCGTCGCCGCAGCCCTGGTACTCGCAGGCTGCGCCGACAGCGGCTCGTCCGGCGGCGACTCGAGCGGCGACAAGCCGTACGTCGCCCTGGTCTCGAAGGGCTTCCAGCACCAGTTCTGGCAGGCCGTGAAGGCGGGCGCCGAGCAGGCCGCCGAGGAGTTCGACGTCGAGATCACCTTCGAGGGGCCCGACACCGAGGCCGACGTCGACCAGCAGATCCAGATGCTGCAGACCGCGCTCGACAAGAACCCCGCCGCCATCGGCTTCGCCGCGCTCGACAGCCAGGCCGCAGGCCCGCTGCTCCAGCAGGCGAAGGACTCGAACATCCCCGTCGTCGCGTTCGACTCCGGCGTCGACAGCGACATCCCGGTGACGACCGCCGCGACCGACAACCTCGCGGCCGCGGCCGAGGCGGCCAAGCACATGGCCGACGCGATCGACCACGAGGGCAAGGTCGCCCTCGTCGTGCACGACCAGACCTCGGTCACCGGGCAGGAGCGTCGCGACGGCTTCGTGCAGTACATGGAGGACAACGAGCCGAACATCGAGATCGTCGACATCCAGTACGGCGGCGGCGACCAGGCGAAGTCGGCCGACCTCGCCAAGGCGATCATCGCCGCGAACCCCGACCTCAAGGGCATCTACGGCTCGAACGAGGGTTCAGCGATCGGCGTCGTGCAGGCCGTCAAGGAGCTCGGCATCGACCCCGCGACGCTCGCGGTCGTCGGCTTCGACTCGGGCAAGGCGCAGATGGACGCCATCCGTGAAGGCCTCATGATCGGCGCCATCACGCAGAACCCGGTCGGCATCGGCTACGAGACCGTCAAGGCCGCCGTCGAGGCGATCGACGGCAAGGACCTGCCGAAGACGATCGACACGGGCTTCTACTGGTACGACGTCTCGAACATCGACGACGATGAGATCCAGGCCGTCCTCTACGAGTGA
- a CDS encoding FadR/GntR family transcriptional regulator, with the protein MAVTDEAILKIKEMILTGELAPGERLPPEKELSDRLGLSRSSLREAVKALEVIRVLDVRRGDGTYVTSLEPRLLLEAMSFVIDLHDDQSVLEIFAVRRILEPAAASLAARNADEAIIERLRTVITSVDEATDVEGLVTHDLEFHRGIAEATGNAYLASLIDSLSGHTVRARVWRGITEENAVDRTLHEHHAILDAIAAGDADLAQALTVVHVSGVEQWLRSAL; encoded by the coding sequence ATGGCCGTCACCGACGAAGCGATCCTCAAGATCAAGGAGATGATCCTCACCGGCGAGCTCGCTCCCGGTGAGCGACTGCCGCCCGAGAAGGAACTCAGCGACCGGCTCGGCCTCTCGCGTTCCTCGCTCCGCGAGGCGGTCAAGGCACTCGAGGTCATCCGCGTGCTCGACGTGCGCCGCGGCGACGGCACCTACGTCACCAGCCTCGAACCGCGGCTCCTGCTCGAGGCCATGTCCTTCGTCATCGACCTGCACGACGACCAGTCCGTGCTCGAGATCTTCGCGGTACGACGCATCCTCGAGCCCGCGGCGGCCTCGCTCGCGGCCCGCAACGCCGACGAGGCGATCATCGAGCGCCTGCGCACGGTGATCACGAGCGTCGACGAGGCCACCGACGTCGAGGGACTCGTGACGCACGACCTCGAGTTCCACCGCGGCATCGCCGAGGCCACCGGCAACGCCTACCTCGCGAGCCTCATCGACTCGCTCTCCGGGCACACGGTCCGCGCCCGGGTGTGGCGCGGCATCACCGAAGAGAACGCCGTCGACCGCACGCTGCACGAGCACCACGCGATCCTCGACGCGATCGCCGCGGGCGACGCCGATCTCGCGCAGGCGCTCACCGTGGTGCACGTCAGCGGCGTCGAGCAGTGGTTGCGCTCGGCGCTCTGA
- a CDS encoding AlkA N-terminal domain-containing protein: MSATAVTPHPLSETAVDDPDFAERYRAMQARDARFDGQFITGVHSTGIYCRPSCPAVAPKPSNVTFYLTAAAAHEAGLRACKRCLPDAVPGSPEWNLRDDLAARAMRLIADGVVERDGVPGLAARLGYTPRHLTRVLTAELGAGPLALARAHRAQTARSLLTSTSLPVADVAFASGFGSIRQFNDTIREVYERSPLEVRASARVHERGGGRSRAVDRGRPGPADLTPTTEVAVDIDPGVVRLRLPARPPFDAAGVFGWLAARTVAGVEQVSTTPDGSPRFRRTLQLPGGPALVGFTPGGDAQSPSIEVEARLTGLSDLPPLVARVRRLFDLDADALAIDTALSAEPAFADAVAAVPGIRVPGCLDPHELVFRALIGQQISVAAARTALGRLAAELGERLAGDDELHTLFPTAAAIAQRGGEVLRGPAARIRTIVDVAARLASGDLVVSSDRERHDLEARLLEIPGIGPWTAGYVAMRVTGAPDVLLTGDLALRNGAANLGLPRDARELARFGARWAPWRSYASMHLWRAS; encoded by the coding sequence ATGTCCGCCACCGCCGTGACCCCGCACCCGCTCAGCGAGACCGCCGTCGACGACCCCGATTTCGCCGAGCGGTATCGCGCCATGCAGGCGCGCGACGCGCGGTTCGACGGCCAGTTCATCACGGGCGTGCACTCGACGGGCATCTACTGCCGGCCGAGCTGCCCGGCGGTCGCGCCGAAGCCGTCGAACGTGACGTTCTACCTCACGGCGGCGGCGGCGCACGAGGCCGGTCTCCGGGCGTGCAAGCGCTGCCTGCCCGACGCGGTTCCCGGCTCCCCCGAGTGGAACCTGCGCGACGACCTCGCGGCCAGGGCCATGCGCCTCATCGCCGACGGCGTCGTCGAGCGCGACGGCGTGCCGGGGCTCGCGGCCCGGCTCGGGTACACGCCGAGGCACCTCACGCGCGTGCTCACCGCCGAACTCGGGGCCGGGCCGCTCGCGCTCGCCAGGGCGCATCGCGCGCAGACCGCGCGCTCGCTGCTGACCTCGACCTCGCTGCCCGTGGCCGACGTCGCGTTCGCCTCGGGGTTCGGCAGCATCCGCCAGTTCAACGACACGATCCGCGAGGTCTACGAGCGCAGCCCGCTCGAGGTGCGGGCCTCCGCACGCGTGCACGAACGTGGTGGCGGCCGGAGCCGAGCGGTCGATCGCGGACGCCCCGGGCCGGCCGACCTCACCCCGACGACCGAGGTCGCGGTCGACATCGACCCCGGCGTGGTGCGACTCCGACTTCCCGCCCGGCCCCCGTTCGACGCGGCCGGCGTGTTCGGCTGGCTCGCGGCCCGCACGGTCGCCGGCGTCGAGCAGGTCTCGACGACGCCCGACGGGTCCCCGCGCTTCCGGCGCACCCTCCAGCTTCCGGGTGGGCCGGCGCTGGTGGGCTTCACCCCCGGAGGCGACGCGCAGTCGCCGAGCATCGAGGTCGAGGCGCGGCTCACCGGGCTCTCCGACCTGCCGCCCCTGGTCGCCAGGGTGCGGCGACTGTTCGACCTCGACGCCGATGCGCTCGCCATCGACACGGCGCTGAGCGCCGAACCCGCCTTCGCGGACGCCGTCGCGGCTGTGCCCGGCATCCGCGTGCCCGGGTGCCTCGACCCGCACGAACTCGTGTTCCGCGCGCTCATCGGGCAGCAGATCTCGGTCGCGGCGGCGCGCACCGCGCTGGGGCGACTCGCCGCAGAACTCGGCGAGCGTCTCGCCGGCGACGACGAACTGCACACGTTGTTCCCGACCGCGGCGGCCATCGCCCAGCGCGGGGGCGAGGTGCTGCGCGGGCCGGCCGCGCGCATCCGCACGATCGTCGACGTCGCCGCACGCCTCGCGTCGGGCGACCTCGTCGTCTCGTCAGACCGCGAACGGCACGATCTCGAGGCCAGGCTGCTCGAGATCCCCGGCATCGGGCCGTGGACGGCCGGGTACGTCGCGATGCGCGTCACGGGCGCGCCAGACGTGCTCCTCACGGGCGACCTCGCCCTGCGCAACGGCGCCGCGAACCTCGGCCTCCCGCGAGACGCGCGCGAACTCGCCCGGTTCGGCGCGCGCTGGGCGCCCTGGCGCAGCTACGCGTCGATGCACCTCTGGCGCGCATCCTGA
- a CDS encoding FAD-binding oxidoreductase: MPSDVLAQLTADLGARVSTAPAELDAVREDRSGWRGAHRPIAVVHAASVDDVQAVMRIAHASATPVVVRGAGTGLAGGAIASDGCLVLDLSRLDRILEISEADELAVVEAGVLNGDLADAVAPLGLWYAPDPASRAISSIGGNIATNAGGLLCAKYGVTRESVLALAVVLADGRLLRTGHRTVKGVTGYDLTALLTGSEGTLGVIVEATVRLRPLPAGEVVTIAAAFPDVETAAAASAAVTASRVRPAMLELMDAAGIARVADHLGAAALAGTPLAALAPGEAFLLAQTDQAGALAEADAIEATFAAAGGRVTRSTDAASGERLVAIRRAWHGALAARGQVLIEDVAVPRSRLPEMFRAIERIGVEHGLEIPTLAHAGDGNLHPNFVFGADDGEVDPGEVPEHVWAAADAMFREAVALGGTLTGEHGVGVLKRRWLADELGDDQFELQRGIKALFDPTGILNPGVMFEENR; this comes from the coding sequence ATGCCCTCCGACGTGCTCGCACAGCTCACGGCCGACCTCGGCGCCCGCGTCTCGACCGCGCCCGCAGAGCTCGACGCCGTGCGCGAGGACCGCTCGGGCTGGCGGGGCGCGCACCGGCCGATCGCCGTCGTGCACGCGGCATCCGTCGACGACGTGCAGGCCGTGATGCGCATCGCGCATGCGAGCGCGACGCCGGTCGTGGTGCGCGGCGCCGGCACGGGGCTCGCAGGCGGCGCCATCGCGAGCGACGGATGCCTCGTGCTCGACCTCTCTCGCCTCGATCGCATCCTCGAGATCTCCGAGGCCGACGAACTCGCCGTCGTCGAGGCGGGCGTGCTGAACGGCGACCTCGCCGACGCGGTCGCGCCGCTCGGCCTCTGGTACGCGCCCGACCCCGCGAGTCGCGCGATCTCGTCGATCGGCGGCAACATCGCCACGAACGCGGGGGGCCTGCTCTGCGCGAAGTACGGCGTCACGCGCGAGTCGGTGCTCGCGCTCGCCGTGGTGCTCGCCGACGGGCGGCTGCTGCGCACCGGGCACCGCACGGTCAAGGGCGTCACGGGCTACGACCTCACGGCCCTGCTGACCGGATCCGAGGGCACGCTCGGCGTCATCGTCGAGGCGACGGTGCGCCTCCGACCGCTGCCCGCAGGCGAGGTCGTCACGATCGCCGCGGCGTTCCCCGACGTCGAGACCGCCGCCGCGGCATCCGCTGCCGTCACCGCGTCGCGGGTTCGGCCTGCGATGCTCGAGCTCATGGATGCCGCGGGCATCGCGCGCGTCGCCGACCACCTCGGTGCCGCAGCCCTCGCCGGCACCCCGCTCGCCGCTCTCGCGCCGGGCGAGGCGTTCCTGCTCGCGCAGACCGATCAGGCGGGCGCGCTCGCCGAGGCCGACGCCATCGAGGCCACCTTCGCCGCAGCGGGCGGTCGGGTCACCCGATCGACGGATGCCGCGTCGGGCGAGCGCCTCGTCGCGATCCGTCGTGCGTGGCACGGCGCGCTCGCTGCGCGCGGGCAGGTGCTCATCGAAGACGTGGCGGTGCCGCGCTCGCGGCTGCCCGAGATGTTCCGCGCGATCGAGCGCATCGGCGTCGAGCACGGACTCGAGATCCCGACGCTCGCGCACGCGGGCGACGGCAACCTGCACCCGAACTTCGTGTTCGGCGCCGATGACGGCGAGGTCGACCCGGGCGAGGTGCCCGAGCACGTCTGGGCCGCGGCCGACGCGATGTTCCGCGAGGCGGTCGCGCTCGGCGGCACGCTCACAGGCGAGCACGGGGTGGGCGTGCTGAAGCGCCGGTGGCTCGCCGACGAGCTGGGCGACGACCAGTTCGAGCTGCAGCGCGGCATCAAGGCATTGTTCGACCCGACCGGCATCCTGAATCCCGGCGTGATGTTCGAGGAGAACCGATGA
- a CDS encoding PrsW family intramembrane metalloprotease, whose translation MTDPVPDAYRSGPVVNPGPSPQAFMPPPPPAPVVVPTRRGAGAFAPIGIAVAVLVGVLVIAYFAMSLGIPTLLIGSLLAFVPLAIVLLAVRWIDRWEPEPRWALWFALLWGAAVSVAIALVVDTGVQLAMAFALNAGPDEAIQAVVQAPIVEEVAKGLGVLLLFAFSRSHFDGPVDGLVYAATVAAGFAFTENILYFGSALIEGGGAALGATFVVRGLFSPFAHVLFTACTGLAIGLGARRTRGPGIIVWFLGGLACAIALHALWNGSLTFASDAVALYLLVQVPIFVVAIVVTVLLRRQERSITRARLLEYAAAGWFNPDEVEGLASPAGRSAALAWGRSQVPPRTDQVKRFIADATRLAFTRQAIVTGRADARRLADERELLDLVAADRRAIAGPGA comes from the coding sequence ATGACCGACCCCGTGCCCGACGCGTACCGTTCCGGACCCGTGGTGAACCCGGGCCCGTCGCCGCAGGCGTTCATGCCGCCGCCGCCCCCGGCCCCCGTCGTGGTCCCGACACGGCGCGGTGCGGGGGCGTTCGCCCCGATCGGCATCGCGGTCGCCGTGCTCGTCGGCGTGCTCGTCATCGCGTACTTCGCGATGTCGCTCGGCATCCCGACGCTCCTGATCGGCAGCCTGCTCGCGTTCGTGCCCCTCGCGATCGTGCTGCTCGCGGTGCGCTGGATCGACCGGTGGGAGCCCGAGCCGCGCTGGGCGCTCTGGTTCGCGCTCCTCTGGGGCGCCGCCGTCTCGGTCGCGATCGCGCTCGTCGTCGACACCGGCGTGCAGCTGGCGATGGCTTTCGCGCTCAACGCCGGGCCAGACGAGGCGATCCAGGCCGTCGTGCAGGCGCCCATCGTCGAAGAGGTCGCGAAGGGACTCGGCGTGCTGCTGCTCTTCGCGTTCTCGCGCAGCCACTTCGACGGCCCGGTCGACGGCCTCGTGTACGCGGCGACCGTTGCGGCCGGCTTCGCGTTCACCGAGAACATCCTGTACTTCGGGTCCGCGCTCATCGAGGGCGGCGGTGCCGCGCTCGGGGCGACGTTCGTCGTTCGAGGCCTGTTCTCACCCTTCGCGCACGTGCTCTTCACGGCGTGCACCGGGCTCGCGATCGGGCTCGGCGCACGCCGCACGCGCGGCCCCGGCATCATCGTGTGGTTCCTCGGCGGGCTCGCCTGCGCGATCGCGCTGCACGCCCTCTGGAACGGATCGCTGACGTTCGCCTCCGATGCCGTCGCCCTCTACCTGCTCGTGCAGGTGCCCATCTTCGTCGTGGCGATCGTCGTCACGGTGCTGCTCCGGCGCCAGGAGCGAAGCATCACGCGCGCCCGCCTGCTCGAGTACGCGGCCGCAGGCTGGTTCAACCCCGACGAGGTCGAGGGGCTCGCGTCGCCCGCCGGCCGCAGCGCCGCACTCGCCTGGGGCCGGTCGCAAGTGCCGCCCCGTACCGACCAGGTCAAGCGATTCATCGCGGATGCCACGCGCCTGGCGTTCACGCGCCAGGCGATCGTCACCGGCCGGGCCGATGCCCGACGCCTCGCCGACGAGCGCGAGCTCCTCGACCTCGTGGCGGCCGACCGGCGCGCGATCGCGGGGCCCGGCGCCTGA